A region from the Natronorubrum halophilum genome encodes:
- a CDS encoding 6-hydroxymethylpterin diphosphokinase MptE-like protein — protein MEFDEWEPVYEPILAEFGYERAGDERARDTLASLTDDFDLAHLSSARDATVAVAGAGPSLERERALERARAADVVFAASTAADTLAERGVDVDCMVTDLDKNPETVRRLTERGVPVAVHAHGDNVPALRAVVPDCAGEYVLPTTQAAPRGPVRNVGGFTDGDRAAFLADHLGAARLVFVGWDFDDPTVDSTKARKLAWAERLLYWLESRRGDRFELLDGRRETIETRALPLEAGE, from the coding sequence ATGGAGTTCGACGAGTGGGAACCCGTGTACGAACCGATCCTGGCCGAGTTCGGCTACGAGCGGGCGGGCGACGAGCGAGCGCGTGATACGCTGGCCTCGCTGACCGACGACTTCGATCTCGCTCACCTCTCGAGCGCTCGAGACGCCACGGTCGCGGTCGCCGGCGCTGGCCCGTCACTGGAGCGTGAGCGCGCACTCGAGCGGGCCCGCGCAGCCGACGTCGTTTTTGCAGCCTCGACGGCGGCCGATACGCTCGCCGAACGCGGGGTCGACGTCGACTGTATGGTTACGGATCTCGACAAGAACCCGGAGACGGTCCGGCGGTTGACCGAGCGAGGGGTTCCGGTCGCGGTCCACGCTCACGGCGACAACGTTCCCGCGCTCCGCGCGGTGGTTCCCGATTGCGCCGGCGAGTACGTGTTGCCGACGACGCAAGCAGCGCCGCGGGGACCGGTTCGGAACGTCGGCGGGTTTACTGACGGCGACCGCGCGGCCTTTCTCGCGGATCATCTCGGGGCCGCCCGCTTGGTCTTCGTCGGCTGGGACTTCGACGATCCCACGGTGGATTCGACGAAAGCGCGAAAGCTCGCGTGGGCCGAACGGTTGCTGTACTGGCTCGAGTCGCGTCGCGGCGATCGATTCGAGCTACTGGACGGCCGACGAGAGACGATCGAGACGCGTGCACTCCCGCTCGAGGCCGGTGAGTGA
- a CDS encoding RNA methyltransferase, translated as MNTESSETDRSRGRSRTPPAVAVVDAQSPGNVGTIARAMKNFGFEDLLLVDPPELDPDGEAYGYAGHAREDILPNATETTFDHIVESYHTIGCTAVTNEDDRSHVRFPFSTPAELADRLRTVDGPTALVFGRERVGLTNEELARIDEICSIPAHAEYPVLNLGQAATITLYELQSLTLADEETQHPDLERVRAPKPTVDRVYDQWADLLEELNHPEEKRDKTMRMLRRVYGRADLTMGEANALLGLLRRATERPEKQ; from the coding sequence ATGAATACCGAGTCGTCTGAAACCGACCGCTCGAGGGGACGTTCACGGACACCGCCGGCGGTCGCCGTCGTCGACGCCCAGTCGCCGGGTAACGTCGGCACGATCGCCCGCGCGATGAAGAACTTCGGATTCGAGGACCTCCTGCTTGTCGACCCGCCGGAACTCGATCCCGACGGCGAGGCGTACGGCTACGCAGGGCACGCTCGAGAGGACATCCTCCCGAACGCGACCGAGACGACGTTCGATCACATCGTCGAGAGCTACCACACGATCGGCTGTACGGCGGTGACCAACGAGGACGACCGCAGTCACGTTCGGTTTCCGTTCTCCACGCCGGCGGAGCTCGCGGATCGGCTGCGGACCGTCGACGGACCCACCGCGCTCGTCTTCGGGCGCGAACGCGTCGGGCTCACCAACGAGGAACTCGCTCGGATCGACGAGATCTGTTCGATTCCGGCCCACGCCGAGTACCCCGTGCTCAACCTCGGGCAGGCCGCGACCATCACGCTCTACGAACTGCAATCTCTCACCCTCGCGGACGAGGAAACGCAACACCCGGACCTAGAGCGCGTCCGAGCCCCCAAACCGACCGTCGATCGAGTGTACGACCAGTGGGCGGACTTACTCGAGGAACTCAACCATCCCGAAGAGAAACGCGACAAAACGATGCGAATGCTCCGCCGCGTGTACGGCCGGGCGGATCTGACCATGGGCGAGGCGAACGCACTTCTCGGATTGCTCCGCCGGGCGACGGAACGCCCCGAAAAGCAGTGA
- a CDS encoding tubulin/FtsZ family protein, protein MKLALIGIGQAGGKVVDRFLAYDDAIDREFVEDGIAVNTATADLQGLEYVPRTNRILIGQSRVNGHGVGGDNELGAEIAEADIDEVQHAIDRVPTHELDAFLVVAGMGGGTGSGGAPVLAKHLKQLYTQPVYGLGILPATDEGGIYTLNAARSFQTFVREADNLLVFDNDVWRSAGESVQGGYDRINREIVERFGLLFAAGEVGYGDDVAESVVDSSEIINTLSGGGVSTIGYASETVDTSGDGLLSSLTGGNDAGGFDEGSATTRLSSLVRKATLGRLTLQCNVGSTDRGLVVATGPSTELSRKGIERGRQWLEDETGSMEIRGGDYPISDSDEVGAIVLLSGVTDVSRIDQLQQVAIEAQETTEVVNARAQDEFASLVDTGGELDALF, encoded by the coding sequence ATGAAACTCGCACTCATCGGCATTGGTCAGGCTGGCGGAAAAGTAGTCGATCGATTTCTGGCGTACGACGACGCCATTGATCGCGAATTCGTCGAAGACGGAATCGCGGTCAACACGGCAACGGCGGACTTGCAGGGACTCGAGTACGTCCCCCGGACGAATCGAATCCTCATCGGGCAGTCGCGCGTAAACGGCCACGGCGTCGGCGGCGATAACGAACTCGGAGCCGAGATCGCCGAGGCGGACATCGACGAGGTCCAACACGCGATCGATCGAGTTCCGACCCACGAACTCGATGCGTTCCTCGTCGTCGCCGGCATGGGCGGCGGCACCGGCTCCGGGGGTGCACCCGTCCTCGCAAAGCATCTCAAGCAGCTCTACACCCAGCCGGTCTACGGGCTCGGTATCCTTCCGGCGACGGACGAAGGCGGGATCTACACGCTCAATGCGGCCCGTTCGTTCCAGACGTTCGTCCGCGAGGCCGACAACCTGCTGGTCTTCGATAACGACGTCTGGCGCAGCGCCGGCGAGTCCGTCCAGGGCGGCTACGATCGGATCAACCGCGAAATCGTCGAGCGGTTCGGGCTGCTGTTCGCCGCCGGAGAGGTCGGCTACGGCGACGACGTCGCTGAAAGTGTCGTCGACTCCTCCGAGATCATCAACACGCTCTCGGGCGGCGGCGTTTCGACGATCGGCTACGCGAGCGAGACCGTCGACACGAGCGGCGACGGGCTCCTCTCGTCATTGACCGGCGGCAACGATGCCGGCGGTTTCGACGAGGGAAGCGCGACTACCCGCCTGAGCAGTCTCGTGCGCAAGGCGACGCTTGGTCGGCTCACCCTCCAGTGTAACGTCGGCAGTACCGACCGTGGCCTCGTCGTGGCCACCGGTCCGTCCACCGAGTTGAGCCGTAAGGGAATCGAGCGCGGCCGTCAGTGGCTCGAGGACGAGACGGGGAGTATGGAGATCCGCGGCGGCGATTACCCGATCTCCGATAGCGACGAGGTCGGCGCGATCGTGCTCTTGTCGGGCGTGACGGACGTCTCGAGAATCGATCAACTTCAGCAGGTCGCGATCGAGGCCCAGGAGACGACAGAGGTGGTCAACGCGCGCGCCCAGGACGAGTTCGCATCCCTGGTCGATACGGGCGGGGAACTCGACGCGCTGTTTTGA
- a CDS encoding DMT family transporter, with the protein MVTIASLRSEYRGLILFSMLSLCWGSSFVAIEIGLEHVPPLLFAGLRYAVAGAIVLGYAAVVTDRIRPSGRSEWLVVVVAGVFVIALYHGLLYLGELHVSGAVAATVVSTAPILTVAFAGVLLPSERLSLVGVGGFVLGLVGVVLVVRPSPAALGGEVTFGAILVFASAVAFALGSVLVRPIESDLPLETLQAWSMLLGAGVLLGWAVLRGESVAAIEMTTTALLSYGYLTLVSGVFAFLLYFELLDRSGATQVNLVGYAEPAVAICVSWLVLGSVVDSLTVVGLVTILVGFVVIKRDAFRSLLRSAWTTAPTESRRAAGEHPESRTDGVRTDGGVSVESNSSRSMDEGSCSRFERQE; encoded by the coding sequence ATGGTCACTATCGCCTCTCTTCGATCTGAGTACCGTGGATTGATTCTCTTTTCGATGCTCTCGCTTTGCTGGGGCAGTTCGTTCGTCGCGATCGAAATCGGGCTCGAGCACGTCCCGCCGCTGTTGTTCGCCGGGCTTCGCTACGCGGTGGCTGGCGCGATCGTCCTCGGCTACGCAGCCGTCGTCACCGACAGGATTCGCCCGTCGGGACGGTCGGAGTGGCTCGTCGTCGTCGTCGCCGGCGTGTTCGTCATCGCGCTCTATCACGGGCTGTTGTACCTCGGGGAACTGCACGTTTCGGGCGCAGTCGCGGCGACGGTCGTCAGCACGGCACCGATCCTCACGGTCGCGTTCGCGGGCGTTTTGCTCCCGAGCGAACGGCTCAGTCTCGTCGGTGTCGGCGGTTTCGTACTCGGGCTGGTCGGCGTCGTCCTCGTCGTCCGACCATCGCCGGCGGCGCTCGGGGGAGAGGTGACGTTCGGTGCGATACTCGTCTTCGCCTCCGCCGTCGCGTTCGCGCTCGGCAGCGTACTCGTCCGGCCGATCGAATCGGATCTGCCACTCGAGACGCTACAGGCCTGGTCGATGCTGCTCGGTGCCGGAGTGTTGCTCGGCTGGGCGGTCCTGCGAGGCGAATCGGTGGCCGCCATCGAGATGACGACGACAGCGCTGCTCTCGTATGGGTACCTGACGCTGGTCTCCGGGGTCTTCGCGTTCTTGCTCTACTTCGAACTCCTCGATCGAAGCGGGGCGACGCAGGTGAACCTCGTCGGATACGCCGAGCCGGCGGTCGCGATCTGCGTGAGCTGGCTCGTGCTCGGGTCCGTCGTCGACTCGCTCACGGTCGTCGGTCTGGTGACGATTCTCGTCGGGTTCGTCGTCATCAAGCGAGATGCGTTTCGGTCGCTCCTTCGATCGGCCTGGACGACCGCGCCGACCGAGAGCCGACGAGCGGCGGGTGAGCACCCCGAGTCCCGAACCGACGGCGTCCGAACCGACGGCGGCGTTTCGGTCGAGTCCAACTCGAGTCGTTCGATGGACGAGGGCTCGTGCTCGCGGTTCGAACGTCAAGAATAG
- a CDS encoding Lrp/AsnC family transcriptional regulator, with amino-acid sequence MDERDVRLLKAIAELETGSPERLHEATGIPVSTIHYRLNNLREEGIITNDRYDIDLEKLGLGVTVLVEVHADYRGSYEEFADRLLTVEGVTNVYFTMGETDFIVVARLSDSGMVERLIAEFEQLEGVDRTDSTFVISAIEERDALQSYELETLLEELPDE; translated from the coding sequence ATGGACGAACGCGATGTCCGACTTCTCAAGGCGATCGCCGAACTCGAGACGGGGAGCCCCGAACGGCTCCACGAAGCGACCGGCATCCCCGTTTCGACGATCCACTACCGGCTGAACAATCTCCGGGAGGAGGGGATCATCACGAACGACCGCTACGACATCGATCTCGAGAAACTCGGCCTCGGAGTGACCGTCCTCGTGGAGGTTCACGCCGACTATCGCGGCTCCTACGAGGAGTTCGCGGACCGACTCCTGACCGTCGAGGGCGTCACGAACGTCTACTTCACGATGGGCGAGACGGACTTCATCGTCGTCGCGCGACTGAGCGACAGCGGGATGGTCGAGCGTCTGATCGCCGAGTTCGAGCAACTCGAGGGCGTCGACCGGACCGACTCGACGTTCGTCATCTCGGCGATCGAAGAGCGCGACGCGCTGCAGAGTTACGAGCTGGAGACGCTGCTTGAGGAGTTACCCGACGAA
- a CDS encoding Cdc6/Cdc18 family protein, protein MSANDDRDPLFRYDDPVFADERLLEITHLPGPDRIVGRDEQMQRVADALNPAIFGSEPNHLFIFGKTGTGKSLISRSITQRVISEAQRDDITVKYAFIDCGEQNTEASIVKTIAQIVNESNKSGVSVPDRGLGTGDYYKRLWQSIDHCTDVTIVILDEIDMLEDDEVLRKLSRAGENRRISDSSIGIIGISNKIDFPDHLSERVKSSLSRDELVFSPYDANQLVEILEKRRDAFHDGVLSDDVIPLTAALAAQEHGDARKAIDILRNAGRIAKKQDATRVTADHVRDAKEKTEADRFNELIEGSPQQAKAILYSLTLLTENSSEKEFPTKIIYNQYKEIARQLDFDVLSERRVQEILQEQNFLNVIQSEREGRGRGRGAHAKHRLLENPSIVRKVLLRDSRLAVLEEDAKNE, encoded by the coding sequence ATGTCCGCCAACGACGATCGTGATCCACTCTTTCGGTACGACGATCCGGTCTTTGCCGACGAGCGCCTGCTCGAGATCACACATCTTCCCGGCCCGGACCGGATCGTCGGACGCGACGAGCAAATGCAACGGGTTGCGGACGCCCTGAATCCCGCGATTTTCGGGAGCGAGCCGAACCACCTGTTCATCTTCGGCAAGACCGGAACCGGCAAGTCGCTGATCTCCCGATCGATCACCCAGCGGGTGATCTCGGAGGCCCAGCGCGACGACATCACGGTGAAGTACGCGTTCATCGACTGCGGGGAGCAAAACACCGAGGCGTCGATCGTCAAGACGATCGCACAGATCGTCAACGAGTCGAACAAGAGCGGCGTCTCCGTCCCCGATCGCGGCCTCGGGACGGGCGACTACTACAAACGGCTGTGGCAGTCGATCGACCACTGCACCGACGTCACGATCGTCATCTTGGACGAGATCGACATGCTCGAGGACGACGAGGTCCTCCGGAAACTCTCCCGCGCCGGCGAGAACCGACGTATCTCGGACTCGAGCATCGGAATCATCGGCATCTCGAACAAGATCGACTTTCCGGACCACCTCTCCGAACGCGTAAAATCGAGTCTGTCCCGGGACGAACTCGTCTTCTCGCCCTACGACGCCAACCAGCTCGTCGAGATCCTCGAGAAACGACGCGACGCGTTCCACGACGGCGTGCTCTCCGACGACGTTATTCCGCTGACCGCCGCGCTCGCGGCCCAGGAACACGGGGACGCGCGCAAGGCGATCGACATCCTCCGCAACGCCGGCCGCATCGCGAAGAAACAGGACGCGACTCGAGTCACCGCGGATCACGTCCGTGACGCCAAAGAGAAGACCGAAGCCGATCGATTCAACGAGTTGATCGAGGGCTCGCCACAGCAGGCCAAGGCGATCCTCTACTCGCTGACGCTGCTGACCGAGAACAGTTCGGAAAAGGAGTTCCCGACGAAGATCATCTACAACCAGTACAAGGAAATCGCTCGCCAGCTCGATTTCGACGTCCTCTCGGAGCGCCGAGTGCAGGAGATCCTCCAGGAACAGAACTTCCTCAACGTGATCCAGTCCGAGCGCGAGGGTCGCGGGCGCGGACGCGGTGCCCACGCCAAACACCGACTGCTCGAGAACCCCTCGATCGTCCGGAAAGTCCTGCTTCGGGACTCCCGGCTGGCCGTCCTTGAAGAAGACGCTAAAAACGAGTAG
- the folP gene encoding dihydropteroate synthase: protein MNAVDAAGLGIGDEYPPRIMGVLNVSEESPYDPSVFDDAGDAARYVDEELIGEGADIVDIGLESANKRFDVLTADQELDRLHTALETIERVSGDAIFSIETRYAEVADEALSRGFDMVNDISGFADPEMPTVCADHDVAVVKMASPPDLERPGAVEETDWAGRKSPEWASQADYVDQVFEALKQNGLTDKTIIDPAFGGWSEAQTLEGDRETFRRLREFRALGRPVLVSINRKNFLGDIAGRETEDRLPVSLAATSMAVERGAHVIRTHDVAETRDAALVGDAFTDRARVVTDEFSVSRLDVRSSRELRAHLEERGIDPKGADDWCSLAIKVDGLDGDDRVRVASIASEYDTAVKHVNTGQLLLVGSTAAISDVSAHLRDANGDLRGLGESFAEMLE, encoded by the coding sequence ATGAACGCCGTCGACGCGGCGGGGTTGGGAATCGGCGACGAGTACCCGCCCCGGATCATGGGCGTGTTGAACGTCAGCGAGGAGTCCCCGTACGATCCGAGCGTCTTCGACGACGCCGGCGACGCAGCCCGGTACGTCGACGAGGAACTGATCGGTGAGGGTGCCGACATCGTGGATATCGGGCTCGAGTCGGCGAACAAACGCTTCGATGTGCTCACGGCCGACCAGGAACTCGATCGGCTCCACACCGCGCTCGAGACGATCGAGCGCGTCTCCGGGGACGCGATCTTTTCGATCGAAACCCGGTACGCCGAAGTGGCAGACGAGGCGCTCTCGCGGGGCTTCGACATGGTCAACGATATCTCCGGCTTCGCCGATCCGGAGATGCCGACCGTCTGTGCGGACCACGACGTTGCCGTCGTCAAGATGGCGAGCCCGCCGGATCTCGAGCGCCCGGGTGCGGTCGAGGAAACCGACTGGGCCGGCCGAAAGTCGCCCGAGTGGGCGTCTCAGGCCGACTACGTCGATCAGGTCTTCGAAGCGCTGAAACAGAACGGACTGACCGACAAGACGATCATCGACCCGGCCTTCGGCGGCTGGAGCGAGGCCCAGACGCTCGAGGGCGACCGCGAAACGTTCCGTCGTCTTCGAGAGTTTCGCGCGCTCGGACGGCCCGTGCTCGTCTCGATCAATCGAAAGAACTTCCTCGGCGATATCGCCGGTCGCGAGACGGAGGATCGGCTCCCGGTCAGCCTCGCGGCCACCTCGATGGCCGTCGAACGCGGTGCGCACGTGATTCGAACCCACGACGTCGCCGAAACCCGCGACGCGGCCCTGGTTGGGGACGCGTTTACCGACCGCGCTCGCGTCGTCACCGACGAGTTCTCGGTGTCCCGGCTGGACGTTCGCTCGAGCCGTGAACTCCGGGCGCACCTCGAGGAACGCGGTATCGATCCCAAGGGTGCCGACGACTGGTGTTCGCTGGCGATCAAGGTCGACGGACTCGACGGAGACGATCGGGTTCGGGTGGCGTCGATCGCGTCCGAGTACGACACGGCCGTGAAACACGTGAACACGGGACAACTCCTCCTCGTCGGATCGACAGCCGCGATTTCAGACGTGTCAGCCCATCTTCGGGACGCAAACGGCGATCTGAGGGGGCTCGGAGAATCGTTCGCGGAAATGCTTGAGTAA
- a CDS encoding HTH domain-containing protein, with translation MTTPTITTVCHVRAPLLLEPVDRQIETLRACETEGAIDELLLRSWPKEVSLTDNSPYQEALESFDRFEQWAEERGVSIRPPFRERATTSQISGETNDLLVMPLLCLEVYADDELIGVFPHTDEELEETHTTDEAIASLRTGELPTPLGAAGETETRSEPTTGVVDAGVCPDCDGSLIDGQGLFACPDCGWIGTVSESGRYVSQAARERAKESEETPVAPQ, from the coding sequence ATGACAACACCGACAATCACGACAGTGTGCCACGTGCGCGCGCCGCTCTTGCTCGAGCCGGTCGACAGGCAGATCGAAACCTTACGGGCCTGCGAGACGGAGGGGGCGATCGACGAGCTCTTACTCCGTAGCTGGCCGAAAGAGGTCTCACTCACCGACAACAGTCCCTATCAGGAAGCCCTCGAGAGCTTCGACCGATTCGAGCAGTGGGCCGAGGAGCGCGGCGTGAGCATCCGCCCGCCGTTCAGAGAGCGCGCGACGACGTCGCAGATTTCCGGCGAGACGAACGATTTGCTCGTGATGCCCCTGCTGTGTCTCGAGGTCTACGCCGACGACGAACTGATCGGCGTGTTCCCCCACACCGACGAGGAACTCGAGGAGACGCACACGACGGACGAGGCCATCGCCTCGCTTCGAACGGGCGAACTGCCGACGCCGTTGGGTGCTGCCGGCGAGACCGAAACGCGATCGGAACCGACGACGGGCGTCGTAGACGCGGGCGTCTGTCCCGACTGCGACGGGTCGCTGATCGACGGGCAAGGGCTGTTCGCTTGCCCCGACTGCGGCTGGATCGGTACCGTTTCCGAGTCGGGACGGTACGTCTCACAGGCCGCGCGCGAGCGAGCGAAAGAAAGCGAGGAAACGCCGGTAGCGCCGCAGTGA